Proteins from one Clostridia bacterium genomic window:
- a CDS encoding DNA-directed RNA polymerase subunit omega, whose translation MLKPPMSDLLKKTDSAYSLVIAVAKRARQLTDGAEQLAECASDKAVSVAINEINEDKVEIFSLDDLEGYEGDKE comes from the coding sequence ATGTTAAAACCGCCTATGAGTGATTTGCTCAAGAAAACCGACAGTGCATATTCTTTGGTTATTGCTGTTGCAAAACGTGCAAGACAGCTGACCGACGGTGCAGAACAGCTTGCGGAATGTGCAAGTGATAAAGCTGTATCGGTTGCAATCAACGAAATCAATGAAGATAAAGTAGAAATCTTTTCTCTGGATGACCTGGAAGGTTACGAAGGAGACAAAGAATAA
- a CDS encoding YicC family protein: MLRSMTGYGKATAILPTKEIEVEIKSVNHRYLDLNYRMPKYLSFMEERIRGIVSEYTTRGKMDISINIKTGEESNKTIVVDRELAAQYMKAFHEIAEVTGLEEEISLTRFMNTDVMRIEHAEQDDEELWQEILPVLREAFTQYNELRGLEGERLKEDILGKTDEILQYVGEIEKISPETVKAYRERLYNKVRDVVSTMVEIDESRILTEIAIYTDKTCVDEEIVRLKSHVEAVRRMFKEGGAIGKKLDFIIQEMNRETNTIGSKANELKIAEIVIEVKNIIEKIREQIQNLE; the protein is encoded by the coding sequence ATGTTGCGCAGTATGACAGGATACGGAAAAGCGACTGCAATTTTGCCCACCAAAGAGATTGAGGTGGAAATAAAATCGGTGAATCACCGTTACTTGGATTTAAATTACAGAATGCCCAAGTATTTGAGTTTTATGGAAGAGAGAATCCGCGGTATTGTCAGTGAGTACACAACACGCGGTAAAATGGATATTTCTATTAACATTAAAACCGGAGAAGAAAGCAATAAGACCATTGTTGTGGATCGTGAGCTTGCTGCACAGTACATGAAGGCTTTTCATGAAATCGCTGAGGTTACCGGTTTGGAGGAAGAAATTTCTCTTACCCGTTTTATGAATACCGATGTAATGCGTATTGAGCACGCAGAGCAGGATGACGAAGAACTTTGGCAGGAAATTTTACCGGTGCTTCGGGAAGCATTTACCCAGTACAACGAATTGCGCGGCTTGGAAGGTGAACGCCTGAAAGAAGATATTTTAGGCAAAACCGATGAAATTTTGCAGTATGTGGGTGAAATCGAAAAGATTTCCCCCGAAACGGTTAAAGCCTACAGAGAACGTCTTTATAACAAGGTGCGCGATGTGGTTTCGACCATGGTGGAAATTGATGAAAGCAGAATTTTAACCGAAATTGCCATTTACACAGATAAAACATGCGTGGATGAAGAAATTGTTCGTTTAAAAAGTCATGTAGAGGCGGTTCGCCGTATGTTTAAAGAGGGCGGTGCAATCGGTAAAAAGCTGGATTTCATTATTCAGGAAATGAACAGAGAAACAAACACCATCGGCTCAAAGGCAAATGAGCTTAAAATTGCGGAAATCGTTATTGAAGTGAAAAACATCATTGAAAAAATCCGTGAACAAATTCAGAATTTAGAATAG
- the def gene encoding peptide deformylase, which produces MAIRNVVKIGDDVLRKKCRPVEVFDAKLHLLLDDMYETMQAADGVGLAAPQVGILRRVFIIETEDTGLVECINPEILETLGKQTGEEGCLSVPGKSGVVERPAIVKFKAYNRNGEPFEMVVKKLAARAICHENDHLDGTLYVDKMTEEIIHE; this is translated from the coding sequence ATGGCAATCCGTAATGTAGTTAAAATCGGAGATGATGTATTGCGAAAAAAATGTCGTCCCGTGGAAGTGTTTGATGCAAAGCTTCATTTGCTTTTAGACGATATGTATGAAACCATGCAGGCGGCTGACGGTGTAGGACTTGCGGCACCGCAGGTCGGCATTTTGCGTCGCGTATTTATCATAGAAACAGAGGATACAGGTCTGGTTGAATGTATCAATCCTGAGATTTTGGAAACACTGGGCAAGCAAACAGGAGAAGAAGGCTGTTTGAGTGTGCCCGGAAAAAGTGGTGTGGTGGAAAGACCTGCCATTGTAAAATTCAAAGCATATAACCGTAACGGTGAACCGTTTGAGATGGTTGTGAAAAAGCTTGCGGCAAGAGCCATCTGCCACGAAAACGACCATCTGGACGGTACGTTGTATGTAGATAAAATGACAGAGGAAATTATTCATGAATAA
- the fmt gene encoding methionyl-tRNA formyltransferase, which translates to MKVLYMGTPDFAVPALCVLAEREDVTLVGVVTQPDKQKGRGYKLLPPPVKEKALELGLEVYQPQTLKDDAFAELLQSLAPDLVVVAAYGKILPPFVIHYPKYGCINIHASLLPKYRGAAPIHWCLINGEEKTGVTIMQMDEGLDTGDMLLKKEYVIDETDTTGILFDKMATLGGEALAEVLDLLQKDALKPEKQDDSLSCYSPMIQKSMCGIDFEKDAKDIVNLIRGLNPFPGAKAYRVDGKMLKILFAKVCDEVTSKKPGTVLEGKTSIKIAAGNGTVLEVLHLQPEGGKAMSSVDFLRGRSLEKGEVLRSSI; encoded by the coding sequence ATAAAAGTTTTGTATATGGGAACGCCTGATTTTGCTGTCCCTGCCCTTTGTGTGTTGGCAGAGCGGGAAGATGTTACACTTGTGGGCGTGGTTACCCAGCCGGATAAACAAAAGGGAAGAGGCTATAAGTTGCTTCCGCCGCCTGTAAAAGAAAAAGCCCTGGAGCTTGGTCTTGAGGTTTATCAACCGCAGACATTAAAGGACGATGCTTTTGCGGAATTACTGCAATCGCTTGCACCTGATTTGGTGGTGGTTGCGGCATATGGAAAAATTTTGCCTCCTTTTGTGATTCATTATCCCAAATACGGATGCATAAACATCCACGCCTCCTTGCTCCCGAAATACCGGGGGGCAGCACCCATTCACTGGTGCCTAATCAACGGAGAAGAAAAAACAGGTGTAACCATCATGCAGATGGACGAAGGACTGGACACAGGTGATATGCTTTTGAAAAAAGAGTATGTTATCGATGAAACAGATACAACGGGGATCTTGTTTGACAAAATGGCAACTTTGGGCGGAGAAGCACTTGCTGAAGTGTTGGATTTATTGCAAAAGGATGCACTGAAGCCCGAAAAGCAGGATGACAGCCTATCCTGTTATTCACCCATGATTCAGAAGTCTATGTGTGGCATTGATTTTGAAAAAGATGCAAAAGATATAGTGAATTTGATTCGCGGATTGAATCCGTTTCCCGGTGCAAAGGCATATCGGGTAGACGGTAAAATGCTTAAAATCCTTTTTGCAAAGGTATGCGATGAGGTAACAAGCAAAAAGCCGGGCACTGTACTGGAGGGCAAAACAAGTATTAAGATTGCCGCAGGTAATGGTACTGTGCTTGAGGTGTTACACTTGCAGCCTGAGGGCGGTAAAGCAATGAGCAGCGTAGATTTCCTGCGTGGTCGTTCGCTCGAAAAAGGAGAAGTGCTTCGCAGCTCTATATGA
- the gmk gene encoding guanylate kinase: protein MKNDKGLLLVISGPSGVGKGTVCRELLDDSTVMSVSATTRAPRTGEEDGVNYFFYDKEKFETMIRQDALMEWAKYCDNYYGTPKAFVEDQINQGKNVILEIEVQGAMHIKEAHPEGVYIFILPPSLEELRNRIVGRGTETDDVIDNRMAQVTRELSFAGEYQYLVENNQIEQAVADIRAIIRAEKSKTERCTAELL from the coding sequence ATAAAAAACGATAAAGGATTGCTTCTGGTCATTTCCGGACCTTCCGGTGTGGGCAAGGGCACGGTTTGCAGGGAGCTGTTAGATGACAGTACCGTAATGTCTGTTTCTGCAACCACCCGAGCACCCCGTACCGGCGAAGAGGACGGTGTGAATTATTTCTTTTATGACAAAGAAAAGTTTGAAACCATGATTCGGCAGGATGCGCTGATGGAATGGGCAAAGTATTGCGATAACTATTACGGCACCCCCAAAGCTTTTGTTGAGGATCAGATTAACCAAGGTAAAAATGTGATTCTGGAAATTGAAGTGCAGGGTGCAATGCATATTAAAGAAGCGCATCCGGAAGGGGTATATATTTTCATTTTACCGCCTTCTTTAGAAGAACTCAGAAACCGTATTGTGGGTCGCGGAACCGAGACGGACGATGTTATTGACAACCGTATGGCACAGGTAACCCGTGAACTTTCTTTTGCCGGAGAATATCAGTATCTGGTGGAAAATAACCAAATAGAGCAGGCTGTGGCAGATATCCGTGCCATTATTCGTGCAGAAAAATCAAAAACCGAAAGATGTACAGCTGAACTGCTGTAA
- a CDS encoding DUF370 domain-containing protein encodes MRMLNIGYGNLVATDKLISIISPESAPIKRLIQDNRERGRIVDATFGRRTKSLLVMENGYIILSALMPETIAARLEDKE; translated from the coding sequence ATGCGTATGTTAAATATTGGTTACGGCAATTTAGTTGCCACAGATAAGCTGATTAGTATTATAAGCCCGGAGTCTGCGCCCATTAAGCGCTTGATTCAGGATAACCGCGAGCGGGGCAGAATTGTGGATGCTACCTTTGGCAGACGTACAAAATCCCTTCTCGTTATGGAGAACGGTTACATAATTTTATCGGCACTTATGCCCGAAACCATAGCCGCACGTTTAGAGGATAAGGAGTGA
- the priA gene encoding primosomal protein N', translated as MAKIRVANVIINNPSHMVDKGFYYRFDTEVKPGDWVQVPFGKGDKLTDGVVLSIEETEDSDRWKSVAQVVSGLLTEKQLEILHWIRKTYICTYYDALRLLLPPGKGYKGAGAKTLKGVTLDMDFESAELLLQSLQKSAPAQARVLEIAMQMPCISVMDLYAFADTTRGTVDSLIKKGVLKHVDIELERNPLAKAEKVTEAKVLNAEQKKALDYTTELIQNRKHRTILLRGITGSGKTEVYLQCVEQVLKEGRQAIVLVPEISLTPQMSERFTERFGSRVAILHSRLSFGERYDAWESIRKGKVDLVVGARSAVFAPFENLGIIVADEEHENSYKSEMNPKYDAREVAKFRCSQHNAVLMLASATPSMDSAYKAVTGEYDLLQIKNRYNSVALPEAEIVDMRFELMKGNKSFISFDLQDAIAENIKKGEQTILFMNRRGFSTFVSCRKCGYAATCPECDIALTYHKFDESLTCHYCGYTIPKISFCPKCGSNSIKHFGIGTQRVEEELKKLFPDISVLRMDADTTKNKFSHEKLLKQFEEEKTDVLVGTQMITKGLDFPSVSLVGVLAADMMLYVDDYKATEKTFQLITQVCGRAGRGDTQGRAIIQTYSPEHWVIECAREQDFKSFYKQEILIRKKLWYPPFCDVVHYVVSGEDAKAVKDEIQSITEHVYDRFAQNEIASTILGPTPSPVAKIENRYRWHAIIKCKMTDDIREILRELVRTNPKSGCSVSLDINTNNML; from the coding sequence ATGGCAAAAATCAGGGTTGCCAATGTTATAATTAACAATCCGTCCCATATGGTTGACAAAGGGTTCTATTACCGTTTTGATACCGAAGTCAAGCCGGGTGATTGGGTGCAGGTTCCTTTCGGGAAAGGCGATAAGTTGACTGACGGTGTGGTGCTCTCCATTGAAGAGACAGAAGATTCTGATAGATGGAAAAGTGTTGCGCAGGTTGTGTCGGGCTTGCTGACCGAAAAACAGCTTGAAATTTTGCATTGGATTCGAAAGACATATATTTGTACCTATTATGATGCATTGCGCTTGCTTTTGCCTCCGGGCAAAGGGTACAAAGGTGCAGGTGCGAAAACCTTAAAGGGTGTAACCCTTGATATGGATTTTGAATCGGCGGAGCTGTTGTTGCAGAGTTTGCAAAAAAGTGCGCCTGCCCAGGCGAGAGTTCTGGAAATTGCCATGCAGATGCCGTGTATTTCTGTTATGGATTTGTATGCTTTTGCAGATACTACCAGAGGTACAGTGGACAGCCTGATTAAGAAAGGCGTCTTGAAACATGTGGATATTGAATTGGAACGCAATCCTCTGGCAAAGGCTGAAAAGGTTACAGAAGCAAAAGTTTTAAATGCAGAGCAGAAAAAAGCTTTGGATTACACAACTGAGCTGATCCAAAATCGGAAGCACCGCACAATCCTACTTCGTGGAATCACCGGAAGCGGAAAAACAGAAGTGTATCTGCAATGTGTGGAGCAGGTTCTAAAAGAGGGCAGGCAAGCCATTGTTCTGGTTCCCGAAATTTCGCTTACGCCACAGATGAGTGAGCGGTTTACCGAACGCTTTGGCAGTCGTGTTGCGATTTTGCACAGCCGTCTCTCGTTCGGGGAGCGGTATGATGCCTGGGAAAGCATCCGGAAAGGGAAGGTGGATTTGGTTGTAGGTGCCCGATCAGCAGTTTTTGCACCTTTTGAAAATTTAGGTATTATCGTAGCGGACGAGGAGCATGAAAACTCTTATAAATCCGAAATGAATCCCAAATATGATGCCCGTGAGGTGGCAAAATTCAGATGCAGTCAGCATAATGCTGTTTTGATGCTTGCGTCCGCAACACCGAGCATGGACAGTGCATATAAAGCGGTAACCGGTGAATATGATTTATTACAAATCAAAAACCGTTACAACAGCGTTGCGTTGCCCGAAGCGGAAATTGTGGATATGCGGTTTGAACTGATGAAAGGCAACAAATCCTTTATCAGCTTTGATTTGCAGGATGCTATTGCTGAAAATATAAAAAAAGGCGAGCAAACCATTCTGTTTATGAACCGCAGAGGCTTTTCCACCTTTGTGTCCTGCAGAAAATGCGGATATGCCGCAACCTGTCCGGAGTGCGATATTGCACTGACCTATCATAAATTTGATGAAAGTCTGACTTGTCACTATTGTGGATATACCATCCCGAAAATATCCTTTTGTCCCAAATGCGGAAGCAACAGTATTAAGCATTTTGGAATTGGTACACAGCGGGTAGAGGAGGAGTTGAAAAAACTTTTTCCGGATATCTCTGTGCTTCGGATGGATGCGGACACCACAAAAAACAAGTTTTCACACGAAAAACTTTTAAAGCAATTTGAAGAAGAAAAAACCGACGTGCTTGTGGGGACACAGATGATTACAAAAGGACTGGATTTTCCGTCCGTTTCTCTGGTGGGCGTGCTGGCGGCAGATATGATGCTGTATGTGGATGACTATAAAGCTACCGAGAAAACATTCCAGCTGATTACGCAGGTTTGCGGAAGAGCAGGCAGAGGCGATACGCAGGGAAGGGCAATTATTCAGACCTATTCGCCGGAGCATTGGGTTATCGAGTGCGCCAGAGAGCAGGATTTTAAATCCTTTTACAAACAGGAAATTTTAATACGAAAAAAACTTTGGTATCCGCCTTTTTGCGATGTGGTTCACTATGTGGTGAGCGGCGAGGATGCAAAAGCGGTTAAGGATGAAATTCAAAGTATCACAGAGCATGTTTACGACCGTTTTGCGCAAAATGAAATTGCAAGTACCATTTTAGGTCCGACACCGTCACCGGTGGCAAAAATCGAAAATCGGTATCGCTGGCATGCAATCATAAAATGTAAAATGACAGACGATATCCGTGAAATATTGCGCGAGCTTGTGCGTACCAACCCGAAATCCGGGTGTAGTGTTTCGTTGGATATCAATACTAACAATATGTTATAG
- a CDS encoding response regulator transcription factor — MKQEKILIVDAQWGYVELLRRKLEAKGFSVLQEPDFVRGIKRFREETPGFVLVHADGQGEVNDFLSELRKCSDIPVLVLKEEPETLEKITALEIGADDYISIPVDADEILARIRAISRRYNKSDFHRADKEIVYPGIRVDLNHYELTLDGQNIKIPPKELSLLYLLASNPNLVFTREQLMDRIWGFECYSDMRTVDVHIKRLREKLKGHEKGWELSTIRGVGYKFSTK, encoded by the coding sequence ATGAAGCAAGAAAAAATTTTGATTGTAGATGCGCAATGGGGCTATGTGGAGCTGTTGCGCCGTAAATTAGAAGCTAAAGGGTTTTCAGTTTTACAGGAACCGGATTTTGTCCGTGGAATCAAACGCTTTCGGGAAGAAACTCCGGGATTTGTACTGGTTCACGCAGATGGGCAGGGAGAGGTTAATGATTTTTTGTCCGAACTGCGTAAGTGCAGTGACATTCCGGTGCTTGTCTTAAAAGAAGAGCCTGAAACGCTGGAGAAAATAACAGCCTTGGAAATCGGGGCAGATGATTACATTTCCATTCCGGTGGATGCAGATGAAATTTTGGCAAGAATCCGTGCAATTTCAAGACGGTACAATAAATCAGATTTTCATAGAGCAGATAAGGAGATTGTATATCCGGGAATTCGTGTGGATTTAAATCATTACGAACTGACTTTGGATGGACAAAACATCAAAATACCGCCCAAAGAACTGAGTTTATTGTATTTACTGGCATCCAATCCGAATCTCGTGTTTACAAGAGAACAGCTTATGGACCGTATCTGGGGATTTGAATGCTATTCAGATATGCGAACAGTAGATGTACATATAAAACGTCTGCGTGAAAAGCTAAAAGGTCATGAAAAAGGATGGGAGCTTTCAACTATTCGTGGCGTAGGCTACAAATTTTCCACAAAATAA
- a CDS encoding trypsin-like peptidase domain-containing protein — MMNKENNPFDNENQNNNERFDFDQLNDNQEATGVSWCSKKSEDTEEVSDEPFRDESAQPESPDNWYYMPGQPDSGGDQDFEFSAATEYEPETVIPKKKSRIGKVVLAVMLCVSLFAGATLGTALPGMLENNADSGAEPGRNTVKILHNKANDGAQKTAANKLTETGEKSTQEIAAAVGPAVVGIENMGRGGYYGMYGSSEVTMGTGSGVVMTEDGYIITNYHVVEGATKVKVVTSSGETYDAKIIGVDEDSDLAVIKVEAKGLTHVTFGDSSAVTVGDKAIAIGNPLGTELMGTVTQGIISAVNRTVQIDNKAMTLLQTDAAINSGNSGGALINAYGEVIGINSAKMAASGVEGLGFAIPSNTVLEVVQDLIDYGYVKGKLTIGIAGTNITAKMASYYELPMGFYVQEVYPGTGAANAGIKPGDIIIKCDGKVVQNIDDINDLKKKHKEGDIMVMEIVRNENKITVKVVLQEEKPETAW; from the coding sequence ATGATGAACAAAGAGAACAATCCTTTTGATAATGAAAATCAAAATAACAACGAACGCTTTGATTTTGATCAGCTGAACGATAATCAGGAAGCAACAGGTGTTTCCTGGTGTTCAAAAAAGAGCGAGGATACAGAAGAAGTGTCTGATGAGCCGTTTCGTGACGAAAGTGCGCAACCCGAAAGTCCGGACAATTGGTATTATATGCCGGGACAGCCGGATAGCGGTGGCGATCAGGATTTTGAGTTTTCGGCTGCGACAGAATATGAGCCGGAAACTGTCATACCTAAGAAGAAAAGCAGAATCGGAAAAGTAGTCCTGGCTGTTATGCTTTGTGTATCTCTTTTTGCAGGTGCCACCTTGGGAACTGCTTTGCCGGGAATGCTTGAGAACAATGCAGACAGCGGTGCAGAGCCGGGAAGAAATACCGTGAAAATTTTGCATAACAAAGCAAATGACGGTGCACAGAAAACTGCGGCGAATAAATTGACAGAAACCGGAGAAAAATCCACACAGGAAATTGCGGCGGCGGTCGGTCCTGCGGTTGTGGGCATTGAAAACATGGGTCGTGGCGGTTATTACGGTATGTATGGCTCTTCCGAAGTAACTATGGGCACCGGCTCGGGGGTTGTCATGACCGAAGATGGATATATTATTACCAATTACCATGTGGTAGAAGGTGCTACTAAGGTGAAAGTGGTTACAAGCTCCGGCGAAACGTACGATGCAAAGATTATCGGTGTGGACGAGGATTCAGACCTTGCGGTTATCAAGGTCGAGGCCAAAGGGCTTACACATGTAACCTTTGGCGACTCTTCAGCTGTAACAGTAGGTGACAAGGCAATTGCCATCGGCAATCCTCTGGGGACCGAACTGATGGGAACGGTTACGCAGGGTATTATCAGTGCCGTAAACAGAACCGTACAGATTGACAATAAAGCAATGACGCTTTTGCAAACCGATGCAGCAATTAACTCAGGCAACTCTGGTGGTGCATTGATTAATGCCTACGGTGAGGTTATCGGCATCAACTCCGCAAAAATGGCGGCAAGCGGTGTGGAAGGTCTGGGCTTTGCAATTCCCAGCAACACGGTTCTTGAGGTTGTACAGGATCTGATTGATTACGGTTATGTAAAAGGCAAGCTGACTATTGGTATTGCGGGTACAAATATTACTGCGAAAATGGCATCTTATTATGAGCTTCCTATGGGCTTTTATGTTCAGGAGGTTTATCCCGGAACCGGTGCAGCCAATGCAGGTATTAAGCCCGGTGATATTATCATCAAGTGTGACGGTAAGGTTGTTCAGAATATTGATGATATTAATGACCTTAAGAAAAAGCACAAAGAAGGCGATATCATGGTGATGGAAATTGTTCGCAACGAAAACAAAATCACCGTAAAAGTTGTGTTACAGGAAGAAAAACCCGAAACTGCGTGGTAA